Within Epilithonimonas zeae, the genomic segment TGGAGATGTAGGTTTTACAGTAACATTGGATTTCAGAAGTTTTGTAATCAAGACTGCATTTTCTTCAGAAAACTCTCCGACTTTATAAACCTGACTAGACCCATTGACTGTATATGAGAATGAAACCGCAACAAATTGATTGTCATTCAGCCTTTGATTTAGGGAAATATAACCCAATTGTGTATTGTATTTATACTCTGAAGAAGTCAGTTTTCTTGCCTTTACATTGTTCATGAAATGTTCTCCCGAAACAAATGGTTCAGGTGTTCCTTGAGCATTTGGAAAAGATCTACCATTCAAAGTACTGTAAGCTGCAACAACATCTCTTGTAGTTCCTAATGCAGAAGAGATCTGTTGATATAAATTGTTATTTGCGTTATTTGGTGTTACTCCTTGTCCATCACCCAAATCTCTAATTCCGACAATTGGTTTCTGAGATTCGATATTAGCGCCACCTTGATCCAAAACCCAAACTTCAAGTCTTGTAATATTAATTCTGGAATTGATTAATGGATAATTTTCTAATGACGTATCATAATTATCTTTGAAATAATGTCCTAAAAAGTAGTGTTGATTATCTTCGTAATCATAAGCATTAACTTTGAAAGTACTCATCGTCCCACCACCTTGGGCAACAATGGTTTTAGCTTCACCTTGTTGTTGTGAAAACACCAAAGTTCCGGTTGTTTTACCCAGCTGGAATTCTGTTTTAAGACCAAATAAAGATTGAGAACCTCTGATTAAACTTGTAGAAAGTGGCATATTGATATTACCAACTTCTACTCTTTTGATGATTTTATCTTCTGGATCTTGTCCCTTTTCATTCAGACCTTTGGACTGTAGATCTTTCCATGATCCTTTTGCCTGCCAAACCATATTCATACGGTTTTCGAAGGCGAATCCACTTTGTGTATCGTAATTAGCTTTTAACTGAAGATTTTCTCCAACTTTACCGGTAATCCCTAATTGAATTCTTTGCTGAATATTAATTGCAAAACTGGTTCTGTTCTGAGGAAGAATCAATGGATTATCAATTTTTTGATACAATCCACCCAAATCAAATGATGCAAAACCTTGAGGAATCAATTCAATTTTATTACTTCCAAAAATATTTTCGAACATTTTATTTTTGATGGTAATAGCCGGAATCAAGCCTTTTTTCTTGGCATCTGTCTGATCTTTTCTCCTTCCAAGATCATTTAATAATGACTTTTCTTCGTAATAGGTACGAAGATTGCTTTCCATTACATAATTTTTGTATTCCTCAAAAGTCATGGCAATCGGAGAACCCACAACCGAATTTCCGATTTTAGGATACAGATAATACATTCCCGTTTTGATGTCGTAAAAAGCATCATAACGAATGGGGTCGCCAAGGCTAAATTCTTTTCTACCCGTCACCAGAGTGTCGGCAGGTTTTTCTTGTGCAGCAATGTTGGCAAAGCCTACAAAAAATAAAAAAAGGAGGGTTAATTTATAAAGGTAAATATTTTTCTTCACTTATATTCTTTTAAGAAACTGATGACAAAACATCATCAATTGTTAAATATTTTTTAAAATCTCTTTCACTAATTCTTCTACAGAAGCTTCTGGATTTTGCTTCAAAATTCTATCAGCAATCTTCTCGCTCACTTTCTTAGAAATTCCTAAAACTTCTAAAGCAGATAACGCTTCATTTTTGTTTTTATTGTTTGCAGAAACAGAAAGTTTTTCTTCAGAATTCCCGAAGTTACCGACTTTATCCCGCAAATCTATAATGATTCTTTCTGCAGTTTTCACACCTATACCCTTCACTTTTTGGATAAGTCCGCTATTACCGGAAAGTATAGCATTGGCAGCCTCTGACAAGCTGAGCGAAGATAACAAAATTAACGCGGAAACAGGTCCTACACCGTTAACACTTATTAACAGGTTGAACATCTCTTTTTCCTTTTTGGTAAAGAAACCAAAAAGCAGATGAGCATCTTCACGAATAATCTGTTGAATGTATAATAAAACCGGAGATTCTAATTTCAGATTTTGGGATGTCTGCAGACTGATGCCAACATAATATCCAATTCCGTTAACATCAATCACAGCAAATGTGGGCGTTAACTCCTGAACAACTCCTTTTAGCGAATATATCATTGAATTAATAAAAAATTAGGGTTTTGCGAAGATATAAATTAACTTAAAAACAAAAGCCATTTTAACAACTAAAATGGCTTTTTATAGATATTTCTTTAATAAACTTGTGATTATTCAAATTTTGTCATTTTTGAATGGGGCTTTTTGATTCTATTCACATCAACTTTATTTATTATTACAATATATTTTTCCTGATGATAATTTTGATCTGGAAAATTGTAAATCTTTATCTTTTATAGGATTTTTATCCAAAACTATTGATTCCAACGAAGACAAATTTGAGAGATCTATAGAAAAGGTTGATATCTTGTTATTTTCCAAAGCAAGCACTCTTAGATTTTTCAGATTATTCAATTGTGGAGCTATATTTTCAATCTGATTGTTTTCTAAAAACAAGCCCCATAAGTTAGGTAAATCATAGATGAAAGTTGGAATATTTTTAATTTTATTATTATTAAAATTAATTCTCTTCAATTTTTTAAGATTTTTAATAGAATTTGGAATTTCTTCAAACTGATTATTATCCAGATACAAATCTTCCAAATTAGTAAGATTCGATACTGAATTTGGCAGAGCCCTTAGCTGATTTTCGGTTAAGTACAAATCTTTCAAATTCGTCATAAGTCCAATATTGTCCGGCAAATTTTCAATCTTACTGCGATCCAATGAAAGAGACTCTAAGCTTTTTAAATTTACAATCGAATTTGGAATTTTAATCAAAGATTCATTATCAATGATTTTTAATGTTTTCAATTTAGGTAAATTTCCGATAGATTCAGGAAGTTTTTTAAGTTTAGGATTAAAAGCAATAATCAAAGTTTCAAGATTGACAAATTGTTCGATACATCTTGGTAGCTCTGCTATTTCTTCATCATCAGAAATAGATAGGTTTGTCACTTTCAAAGGTTCTTTGAACGCTTCTTCTAAAGAGACATAGAATTTTGTTTGGGCGAAATAAAAACTACTTATGAAAACAAATACCCATAAAACAAATCTGGTTTTATTTATTTTGGACATTTTTATAATGATAAATTTAGAAAATTAAACCTTCGAATACTATTTTAATCAATAAAAAAAGCCACTCTAATAATCAGAATGGCTTTCGTTTTATATTATATTGAAATTAATCTATTTCTTATCCTTGGTCTGCGCGTCCAAAACTGCAATTGTTGCAAGATTTACAATTTCGTCAACGCTTGATCTCATTTGAAGAACGTGAACCGGTTGATTAAGTCCCATCAGGATTGGCCCGATGGTTTGTGCGGCTTTC encodes:
- the ruvA gene encoding Holliday junction branch migration protein RuvA, which translates into the protein MIYSLKGVVQELTPTFAVIDVNGIGYYVGISLQTSQNLKLESPVLLYIQQIIREDAHLLFGFFTKKEKEMFNLLISVNGVGPVSALILLSSLSLSEAANAILSGNSGLIQKVKGIGVKTAERIIIDLRDKVGNFGNSEEKLSVSANNKNKNEALSALEVLGISKKVSEKIADRILKQNPEASVEELVKEILKNI
- a CDS encoding leucine-rich repeat domain-containing protein: MTNLSISDDEEIAELPRCIEQFVNLETLIIAFNPKLKKLPESIGNLPKLKTLKIIDNESLIKIPNSIVNLKSLESLSLDRSKIENLPDNIGLMTNLKDLYLTENQLRALPNSVSNLTNLEDLYLDNNQFEEIPNSIKNLKKLKRINFNNNKIKNIPTFIYDLPNLWGLFLENNQIENIAPQLNNLKNLRVLALENNKISTFSIDLSNLSSLESIVLDKNPIKDKDLQFSRSKLSSGKIYCNNK